A single genomic interval of Primulina huaijiensis isolate GDHJ02 chromosome 7, ASM1229523v2, whole genome shotgun sequence harbors:
- the LOC140981296 gene encoding uncharacterized protein, with translation MLEERRAGPPHAAILAAVVVVVMVVPTLFGDQGEAVTGFIAELLTPVGLLLLPILLLLTIQFLSSDSGSFVNGIFFSGEPNSIHRVSGSPIGVALLLLLVLLLLFNRVSIFGGDDDSGA, from the coding sequence ATGCTAGAGGAACGCCGCGCCGGTCCTCCCCACGCAGCCATCTTGGCGGCGGTGGTGGTGGTTGTCATGGTGGTGCCAACCTTGTTTGGAGACCAAGGTGAGGCGGTCACAGGCTTCATTGCTGAGCTGCTGACCCCAGTAGGTCTTCTCCTCCTGCCGATACTGCTCCTTCTCACCATCCAGTTCCTATCCTCCGACAGCGGATCCTTCGTCAACGGAATATTCTTCTCCGGCGAGCCGAACTCCATCCACCGCGTCAGTGGCTCGCCTATCGGCGTCGCGCTGCTTCTCCTCCTCGTCCTACTGCTTCTCTTCAACAGAGTCTCGATCTTCGGCGGAGATGATGATTCTGGAGCTTGA